The following is a genomic window from Drosophila busckii strain San Diego stock center, stock number 13000-0081.31 chromosome 2L, ASM1175060v1, whole genome shotgun sequence.
cgtGGACATGCCTTGGGGACGACGCAGGCTCAGCTTATGCTGCAGACTGTTGACATTTGTAGAATCTAGCGGcgtttggcagcagcttttggctttaagctCATTTACATAGTTATCAAAAATGTTGGATTTGAGAAAGTTAACAAAGTGCTTCTGCTCCAAATACTTGGCGGTAACCAGCAGCGCGAGATCAAACGCCTGCGACAGCTGTCCTGGTGCACAGATTGCCTGCTCCACGCGCAGACGCAGCTTTTGTGACATCCACAAACGGCAATCCGACTGCAGGCTAAAGTAGCGCTCATAGATTATCATCGCGTCGGATTGTGCAGCCCGCTGATCTTCATAGCTCTTGCGAAAATTAATAGCAGTTATCCAAAACTCCAAGCACTCacgctcctgctgctgctccaaataCTCGGTAAGATAAAATAGCGCCAGCTCAGCAAAGAGCACATCGTAAATGTTAATTTCGTTGTTCTCGATTAGCTCCAAGCAGTATTTGCAATAGTAGATGCTTTGCAGAAAGCCCGGCAAATACTTGCTTTCCAGCTGTTGTAGCACATAGTCGCGAGCCTCGTCAAAACAGCTCGCAGGTATGGACTGCTGCGGTTTGTCCTTGTTGCACAGTAATAGCGAAATATGCGCCAATATACCTATGGGCAACTCCACTAGCTGCGGTGCATTTACAATCAAATACTTTTGATAAATAGAAATTGCATCATTTATGCTTGCTTCACTTATAGCGCGCTGTTCGTTTTTGCCACATAGTGTGGGCTTGTTGTTAATCTGTGCGTTTGTCTCCGCATAGATGCGACTCTTTTCGTCATCTGTAAGCGGTTTGCGCATGGACAAATCGCAGAGGGTTTTAAGTTCAGGTACATCGTTTTCCTCATTCACTACAGTGGTATCCACAGACTGTTGTGCCTCCgatggctgctgctcctctgGCTCTCGCTGTAGTTGCGATAAGGCAGCGCGTTTAAAGTTTTCTATGtctaaatagaatttaattaaaggcaGCGCGTTTTGTGTCTCCAAATACTGCACAAAATAACTTAAGCAATCAGGTTCGCTCACTATGGCAGTTAGCGTCATGGAGAGACGAGAGTTGTACGCGAATATATCTGCAAAACAAtgataaaaaaatgcaaatgcgcaattaattattgttgcacgctcatacacacacactcacacaaccGTCACATTACCTTTGTCAGCGAGAGCGCCCAAAACACTTAGCAAACTGTTATTGCCCAAGCTAATTGCATCCGACTTGTCCGCTAGCTCTGCGCCCTCCTCCTCCAGGAACACCTCATCACAGAAACTTGTTGTTGAACGTAAAGAGTGACGCTTTTGTGCCGTTGCCGCATCGACCACATCATCATTGTGCGCGTTGGCATCTGTGTCGTGCGAGTTTCGTCTTCGGCCTGTTTTGGGAacacagaaaaaaagaaattgacaccacaacataaataataaaatttagctaCGCAATTGCCGCACTCAACTACTGTGCACCGTTTACTACTCACTCGTCTGCCTTTTGATATAGTTCAACATTTTTACATACTAGTTGATCAGTTGGCAATAGTTTTACTTCATttatttcgtttcgttttgtttatttttttccagTAATTAGTTGTGCTAGAGCTGGCAAAACACTGATTGTACTGTCGATACATCGATAAGTACTTGATACTTATATAGGTTTGGTAAATTTCTTTTAGCTAATAGATTAAAGTGATAGAAAGAGAAAGCgcttgaattttgaattttaaataaaatatttgcattaatattcCAAATTGAATATTACATCAGGAATGACATATAATACAGTAGTTTTACGaacttgtatatattttgacaTACATCAATTACTTAAATGGaatataattcaatattttagttaaaagtGTATACGTAAATGTTTACATTGAATTTTCGTTAACAGTGTGTGCACACCACAGATTTTCTGCAATAGTGCACTagtattaattttcaattgcacaCACTGTTGGCCGACAAcgttgcgtttttttttttattatttgggaagcacaattgcaattgccggTATAAATTGCAGTAATATTGTGTATCCTGAGATAGCTAAAAGCTTACGTGGCCAAGGGTACGCAACGAGACAGGCACACTGTCTAAGTAAAAGCGTAACTTATGAGCGTGGCAGCTAGAACGGACGGCGCTGccggcgacaacaacaacaaaaataaaatcaacaccAAAGTGCGAACAGCCCCCGCTCTGGACGATCTCGTGCAGTATGTTACGCTATTGGTACGTAAACCCACGCCGCTCAGCGGTGTCATACTGCCCTTTGTGCCGCTATACCTGACTGCGTTCTATCTGTGGATATACGTGTATCGGGGCGATGGCAATGCCGACGAAAGCGGTAACAAGACTGGTGTGGCAGGGGAAACAATTACTGACGTGGATGCAAGGAACATAACATCTGCGGATGGAGCCGCCTGGAATGATATTGGGTTCATTGCTGTGGTGGCCATAGCATTTCTACATGTACTTACACTGCTCTTCTGCTATTGGAATGTACACGTGCTCGCTTTTCTGACTTGTCGGCGTGTTAAGAAGCCAGCGCTGGGTGTATTAGCCAAAGTAGTGCCCACGGTAAACAATGGCAATTCCAAAATTGTGCCGATACGTAGCGTCAACCTGGAAAACGGAAGCCAGCAGTATTTTCTAGTATTCCAGAAGACCAAGTATATTTGGGATGAGGACAAGGCCATATTCCGTGCAGTTGAGTTTCCCGTAAACAATCTGTTGCGTGAATACGCCAGCTCACGTGGCCTGGAAACGGAGCAGGCCATTAaggcagcaacacaaacataTGGCAATAATGAGATGGACATGGTGGTGCCAGAGTTCCACGAGCTGTTCATAGAGCGTGCCACGGCGCCGTTCTTTGTGTTCCAGGTGTTCTCAGTAGGATTGTGGTGCCTGGACGACTTCTGGTACTACTCGCTCTTTACGCTCTTCATGCTTGTTGCCTTCGAGTGCACCATAGTGAAACAACAGCTGCGCAACATGTCCGAAATACGAAAGATGGGCAACAAGCCTTACCTTATCTACGCGCTGCGGCAAAACAAATGGCGTCAAATAGGTAGCGATGAGCTGCTACCTGGTGATGTGGTGTCGATAACTCGCTCCCAGAACGATAACATTGTGCCTTGTGATGTGGTCATCTTACGCGGCAGCTGCATTGTGGATGAAAGTATGCTGACGGGCGAATCAGTGCCACAGATGAAGGAATCGCTGGAGTCTATACAGAATTTAAATACCGAACTGGATGTTGAGGGCGAAGGAAAGCTAACTGTGCTCTTTGGCGGCACCAAGGTAGTGCAACACACAGCGCCCACTAAGGAGTCTATGCGTGCTCCCGATGGCGGCTGCATTGGCTATGTCATACGATCGGGCTTTAACACCTCCCAGGGCAAACTGCTGCGCACCATATTGTTTGGAGCCAATCGAGCTACGGAGAACAATGCTGAGACCTTTGCGTTTATAGCTTTTCTAATGGTGTTTGCCGTCGCGGCCGCATCGTATGTGTGGGTCAAGGGCAGCGAGGATCCAGAACGCAATCGCTATAAGCTGTTCCTGGAGTGTGCGCTTATACTTACCTCCATTATACCGCCAGATCTGCCTATTGAACTCACTTTGGCTGTGAATACTTCACTGATACAGCTGACCAAGTTGTTTGTCTACTGCACAGAGCCCTTCCGCATTCCTTTTGCGGGCAAGGTACAAATCTGCTGCTTTGACAAGACTGGCACGCTAACTACGGACAACTTAATGGTGGAGGGCATAGCGGGACTCGGCGCCAATGGCAAATGTGTGCCTATTGAGGAGGCGGAGGACAATACAGTGCAAGTGCTGGCCTGTTGTCATTCGTTGGTACTGCTAGACGATGGTTTGGTCGGGGATCCCCTGGAGAaagctgcgctggctgctgtcGACTGGAATCTAACCAAGTCGGACAGCGTTATTCCCAAACGTGGCAAGCTGAAGCCATTGCGCATTGCTCAACGCTATCATTTCTCCTCGGCGCTAAAACGCATGTCTGTGCTGGCCGGCTATCTGTTGCCCTTCTCCAATGAGGTGAACTATATAGGCGCTGTCAAAGGTGCTCCAGAGGTTATAATGGGCATGCTCAAGTCCGTACCCACCAATTATGAAAAGGTAAGTTGGCCGTcgatttcagtttcatttcatttatataaaatatcacATTCTTGTAGATTTATTTGGAGTATGCTCGTCGTGGCGCACGAGTTGTTGCACTGGGAATCAAGGAGTTTGGCAATCTAAGCGCTCAACGGATACGTGATCTGAAGCGTGAAGAGGTCGAGTGTGATTTAACATTTGCCGGCTTTGTCATCATCTCTTGTCCCATGAAACCCGACTCCAAGGCAGTAGTCAAAGAGTTGGTTAACTCCTCGCACAAGGTACTGATGATCACAGGCGACAGTCCTTTGACAGCCTGCCATGTGGCGAAGGAGCTGCGATTTACGCATAAGAAAATGCTTGTATTGACGCCACCGCAACAGCCGAATATTGACAACTGGAGCTGGGTGTCAATTGATGGCGATCGTACTTATCCTTTGGATGACTCGAGAAGCAGCAAGAATATTGCTTTAATGCTAGCTACGAATGATTTATGTATCACCGGTGAGGGTCTGATACACTTGCAACAGTCACATCATCAATATATGCTGAAACTACTGCCTCTGGTCACGGTCTGTGCACGCTTTGCGCCTAAGCAAAAGGAGTACATTATTACCACGTTGAAGCAGCAGGGCTACTATACGCTTATGTGCGGCGATGGCACCAATGATGTGGGTGCACTTAAGCATGCACATGTGGGCGTCTCCCTGCTGACCAACGCACCTGTAAAACGCAAGCGCACCGATGAGGATCTGCAGCAGATCAATGCAGCGGCTtcagctgccgccgcagcagctaaTGCAGCCAATCAGCAGCTTTCGCCACGAGAACGTGCCATGCGTCGTCGCCAGGAGCAGATTAATCAGACACAGGCGCGTCTGCAAACTGCGCTACGCGACATGGAGGAGCAAACTATTGTCAAGCTAGGCGATGCTTCCATTGCAGCGCCATTTACCAGCAAGCATTCATCTATTATGTGTGGTAAGGCAATATCTCACACACTTTGAGCTTAGTtaatgtgttttgttttttagtcaACCATATTATCAAGCAGGGACGCTGCACTTTGGTGACGACGCTGCAAATGTTTAAGATCTTAGCTTTGAATGCATTGATACAGGCTTATTGTCAATCTGTGCTTTATATCGATGGCGTCAAGTTTAGTGATACTCAAGCCACCATGCAGGGTATTTTCATAGCcgcttgctttttgtttataacacgCTCCAAGGTACAGTGCTTCTCATAATTTATGTCAacactttttataattattttgtttcacTTTCAGCCACTGAAAACGCTTTCCAAGGTGGCCCCACTGCCcaacatttttaacttttatactATAACGACAATACTTACGCAATTCGCAGTGCATTTCGGTGCGCTTTACTATTTGACCAGCGTTGCGTCGGCGCTGGCGCCGCCTaggtaaacaaattaatttagattacttgcaacatttgtaatgtttcttttgtttgcagaGTGGGCAAGGTGAAGCTGTATATTGACATGAATGCCGAggaaaaaactaaatatgaaCCAAATATTGTCAGCAGTACTGTCTATATCATTTGCGTATCACTGCAAGTGGCCACCATTGCAGTTAACTATAAGGTAagtaaatttaagctttgaatatatgtttattaagtattattttattttagggTTATCCATTTATGGAAAGTCTGCGCACCAACCGCATGCTTTTGTGTGCTATTGGCGCCTCAGCCGCCTTGGTTCTGTTTCTGACCACTGGCATAGTGCCTGACCTCACACAATTCTTTGAAATCGTTGACTTTCCATCGACTGTGAGTAATTTGTCATAATAGTAAAGCATTTGCCTAACATTTAATTGGTTTCATCTTGCAGTTCCGTCAAACATTGCTCATGGTGCTCGTGGTGGACATTGTGGGAGCCTTTGTCTTGGATCGCATATGCTCATTCCTGTTTGGTGAAACGCGCCGCAAATCTAAAGTGCTCAACTGTTAGTTAGCTAGTAACttgaaattgtaatttaaagaATAGAAGCAAagtaacatttgtttatactttcCATATGTAAAAGTATAAACGTTTACAAATGTTTCCGCTCTCATATCCTTTGACTTTGATGTAGTGTTTACTTTCCTTTTgtcaattttgtatttgagtATATAGTAGTTA
Proteins encoded in this region:
- the LOC108596735 gene encoding A-kinase anchor protein 10, mitochondrial: MLNYIKRQTSRRRNSHDTDANAHNDDVVDAATAQKRHSLRSTTSFCDEVFLEEEGAELADKSDAISLGNNSLLSVLGALADKDIFAYNSRLSMTLTAIVSEPDCLSYFVQYLETQNALPLIKFYLDIENFKRAALSQLQREPEEQQPSEAQQSVDTTVVNEENDVPELKTLCDLSMRKPLTDDEKSRIYAETNAQINNKPTLCGKNEQRAISEASINDAISIYQKYLIVNAPQLVELPIGILAHISLLLCNKDKPQQSIPASCFDEARDYVLQQLESKYLPGFLQSIYYCKYCLELIENNEINIYDVLFAELALFYLTEYLEQQQERECLEFWITAINFRKSYEDQRAAQSDAMIIYERYFSLQSDCRLWMSQKLRLRVEQAICAPGQLSQAFDLALLVTAKYLEQKHFVNFLKSNIFDNYVNELKAKSCCQTPLDSTNVNSLQHKLSLRRPQGMSTQKQQRHRKAMSMSDCTHISQHNTLLAGLDTVPKQNKQTTAANMNIDARQLTNPQLLWQRPTSALKFGHVNALGRYERDFESVDGHRTANWSLSVKNAVRKLVNMPQDNVQEEIAWQVAEMIVKDVTSVTLQSKP
- the LOC108608455 gene encoding manganese-transporting ATPase 13A1, with amino-acid sequence MSVAARTDGAAGDNNNKNKINTKVRTAPALDDLVQYVTLLVRKPTPLSGVILPFVPLYLTAFYLWIYVYRGDGNADESGNKTGVAGETITDVDARNITSADGAAWNDIGFIAVVAIAFLHVLTLLFCYWNVHVLAFLTCRRVKKPALGVLAKVVPTVNNGNSKIVPIRSVNLENGSQQYFLVFQKTKYIWDEDKAIFRAVEFPVNNLLREYASSRGLETEQAIKAATQTYGNNEMDMVVPEFHELFIERATAPFFVFQVFSVGLWCLDDFWYYSLFTLFMLVAFECTIVKQQLRNMSEIRKMGNKPYLIYALRQNKWRQIGSDELLPGDVVSITRSQNDNIVPCDVVILRGSCIVDESMLTGESVPQMKESLESIQNLNTELDVEGEGKLTVLFGGTKVVQHTAPTKESMRAPDGGCIGYVIRSGFNTSQGKLLRTILFGANRATENNAETFAFIAFLMVFAVAAASYVWVKGSEDPERNRYKLFLECALILTSIIPPDLPIELTLAVNTSLIQLTKLFVYCTEPFRIPFAGKVQICCFDKTGTLTTDNLMVEGIAGLGANGKCVPIEEAEDNTVQVLACCHSLVLLDDGLVGDPLEKAALAAVDWNLTKSDSVIPKRGKLKPLRIAQRYHFSSALKRMSVLAGYLLPFSNEVNYIGAVKGAPEVIMGMLKSVPTNYEKIYLEYARRGARVVALGIKEFGNLSAQRIRDLKREEVECDLTFAGFVIISCPMKPDSKAVVKELVNSSHKVLMITGDSPLTACHVAKELRFTHKKMLVLTPPQQPNIDNWSWVSIDGDRTYPLDDSRSSKNIALMLATNDLCITGEGLIHLQQSHHQYMLKLLPLVTVCARFAPKQKEYIITTLKQQGYYTLMCGDGTNDVGALKHAHVGVSLLTNAPVKRKRTDEDLQQINAAASAAAAAANAANQQLSPRERAMRRRQEQINQTQARLQTALRDMEEQTIVKLGDASIAAPFTSKHSSIMCVNHIIKQGRCTLVTTLQMFKILALNALIQAYCQSVLYIDGVKFSDTQATMQGIFIAACFLFITRSKPLKTLSKVAPLPNIFNFYTITTILTQFAVHFGALYYLTSVASALAPPRVGKVKLYIDMNAEEKTKYEPNIVSSTVYIICVSLQVATIAVNYKGYPFMESLRTNRMLLCAIGASAALVLFLTTGIVPDLTQFFEIVDFPSTFRQTLLMVLVVDIVGAFVLDRICSFLFGETRRKSKVLNC